Genomic DNA from Tissierellales bacterium:
ATATATCGCATAACAGGTAAGCCTAATAAACTTACAGTTTCTTGGCGGTGTATAAGGGTTATAACTCTAGATTTATTTCTTTTTTCTATTTTAGATATAAGCTTTTGTCTAGACCCTTTTAAAACTCCCTGCTTTATAGCAGGTTCTAAGACTGAAACAAATATAAATAGCATAAATATATACCAAAACATTTAACACAACTCCCTTTCATTTTCATTATTTTTACCAATAATCCTCTTTCTTAACAAACTTTTTATATAAAAATACTCCACCTAAAAACCCAAAAATATGTGCCCACCATGCTACACCACCTAAAGCTTCCCCATGAAATCCTGACATAAGACCTGAACGAACCTGAGTAACGAACCATATTAATAAAAATATTGGTGCTGGTAAACGAATAAAAAATGGAATAAAAGGAACTAAGGTTACAATTCTAGAGTGGGGAAACATTAAAAAATATGCTCCCATGATTCCAGCAATAGCTCCTGATGCTCCAACTGTTGGCAAATTAGACATTGGATTGGATAAAAAATGAGCAAAACCTGCTATAAAACCAGTTAAAATATAGAATAAAAAAAATCTAAAGGATCCCATTTCATCCTCTACATTATCACCAAATAACCATAAAGACCACATATTACTAAGTAGGTGCAAAAAGTCCCCATGTAAAAACATACTGGTGAATAAAGGAATATAAGCCTTCGGATTTAATAAATTATTTAAAAACC
This window encodes:
- a CDS encoding rhomboid family intramembrane serine protease, which produces MVPIRDTIPSQKKPMATISIIIINAVIFFNQILLPYEEGLNIVMEYSFIPVRFLNNLLNPKAYIPLFTSMFLHGDFLHLLSNMWSLWLFGDNVEDEMGSFRFFLFYILTGFIAGFAHFLSNPMSNLPTVGASGAIAGIMGAYFLMFPHSRIVTLVPFIPFFIRLPAPIFLLIWFVTQVRSGLMSGFHGEALGGVAWWAHIFGFLGGVFLYKKFVKKEDYW